In the genome of Salinigranum halophilum, the window TCAGCTCCTCGAAGTGCGCGATGATCGAAGGAGCGTACACGATGCCGTGGAAGTCGGTGAGTTCCTCACCGACGAGCGGGAAGCGCGTGTGCGGCGTGTGCTGAATCCGGTCGAAGTTCTCCGCCGGAGACGCCGTCGTCGAGAGGGCGACGACGTCGTCGACCGAGACCATGAGTTCGCGAATCGGGCGTTCGTCCACGTCGAGCGCGCTGAGCACTTCGTCGCGGCGCTCTTCGGGGAGTTCGCCCTCCTCGAGGAGCGAGTGGACGCGGTTTCGGAGCTGAGCCCGTGATTCGAGCACCTCCTCTTCGGTCTCGAGCCAGGCACCGGTCATCTCGACGCCGATCAGTTTGAGCGTCCCCTTGGCGACCCAGTCACCGAGTGTGATGAGCGGCGAGATGAGCCAGTTGAACCAGTAGAGCGGACCGGCCCCGTATCGACAGACCTGCCGCGAGCGTTCGACGCCCAGATACGTCGGCGTCTGCTCGCCGTGGGTGAGATGCAGGAGGTTGATGATGCCGAACGCGACGAGTGCTCCGGCCCCGACCGACGCCAGGGGGGTGTTGGCGAAGTACGGCTCGAACAGGGCAGCCAGGGCGGGTTCGGCGACGATACCGACCGCGATACTGGACGCGGTGATGCCGACCTGACACGTCGTCAGGTAGATCTCCAGGTTCTGTGTCATCTCCCAGGC includes:
- a CDS encoding CNNM domain-containing protein encodes the protein MTPLELSLRLVAGLALILTNGFFVAIEFALTRARQFGKSEFIDGNTALERAWEMTQNLEIYLTTCQVGITASSIAVGIVAEPALAALFEPYFANTPLASVGAGALVAFGIINLLHLTHGEQTPTYLGVERSRQVCRYGAGPLYWFNWLISPLITLGDWVAKGTLKLIGVEMTGAWLETEEEVLESRAQLRNRVHSLLEEGELPEERRDEVLSALDVDERPIRELMVSVDDVVALSTTASPAENFDRIQHTPHTRFPLVGEELTDFHGIVYAPSIIAHFEELKSGVLSFAEIAAPPMTLAAGTNVSDAFDQFQAEDQELALVIEDGNIVGLLTATDALEAVMGELEDPLDQRAAE